In Cicer arietinum cultivar CDC Frontier isolate Library 1 chromosome 1, Cicar.CDCFrontier_v2.0, whole genome shotgun sequence, one DNA window encodes the following:
- the LOC101515609 gene encoding BES1/BZR1 homolog protein 4-like isoform X1, with translation MTLGTRLPTWKERENNKKRERRRRAIAAKIFSGLRMYGNFRLPKHCDNNEVLKALCNEAGWTVEPDGTTYRKGCKPLEHMDIVGGSSAASPCSSYHQSPCASYNPSPVSSSFPSPSSSPYTTNHNVDGNSLIPWLKNLSTASSPKLPHPYLHSGSISAPVTPPLSSPTARTPRMNSDWDDRSARPGWTGQHYSFLPSSGPPSPGRQIVDPEWFAGIKLPHTSPTSPTFNLVSPNPFAFKEDGFSGSGSRMWTPGPSGTCSPAIAAGSDHNADIPMSEAAISDEFAFGSNTFGIVKPWEGERIHEEFVADDLELTLGNSKTR, from the exons ATGACGTTGGGAACGAGACTACCGACATGgaaagagagagagaacaacaagaagagagagagaagaagaagagcCATTGCTGCTAAGATCTTCTCTGGTTTGAGAATGTATGGTAATTTCAGGTTACCTAAACACTGTGATAATAATGAAGTTCTTAAAGCTCTTTGTAATGAAGCTGGTTGGACCGTTGAACCCGATGGAACCACTTATCGTAAG GGATGCAAGCCTTTAGAGCACATGGATATAGTTGGTGGATCATCAGCTGCAAGCCCCTGTTCATCTTACCATCAAAGTCCTTGTGCTTCCTACAATCCAAGCCCTGTTTCATCTTCCTTTCCAAGTCCATCTTCATCCCCTTACACTACAAATCACAATGTCGATGGTAATTCCCTCATTCCATGGCTCAAAAACCTCTCCACGGCTTCATCTCCGAAACTTCCTCATCCTTACCTTCATAGCGGCTCCATCAGTGCTCCTGTCACGCCTCCCCTAAGCTCTCCGACCGCTAGAACACCGCGGATGAATTCTGATTGGGATGACCGATCTGCACGGCCAGGGTGGACCGGACAGCATTATTCTTTCCTGCCTTCGTCCGGTCCCCCAAGTCCTGGCCGTCAGATAGTCGATCCTGAATGGTTTGCTGGGATCAAACTTCCTCATACTAGTCCAACTTCCCCAACATTCAACCTTGTCTCTCCAAATCCATTTGCATTCAAAGAAGATGGATTTTCAGGAAGCGGTTCGCGCATGTGGACGCCTGGACCGAGTGGAACATGTTCTCCAGCTATTGCAGCCGGCTCTGATCACAATGCTGACATTCCGATGTCTGAAGCCGCTATCTCGGATGAATTTGCATTTGGAAGCAACACGTTTGGGATTGTTAAGCCTTGGGAAGGAGAAAGAATCCATGAAGAATTTGTAGCAGATGATCTTGAACTCACACTTGGTAACTCAAAGACAAG GTGA
- the LOC101515609 gene encoding BES1/BZR1 homolog protein 4-like isoform X2: MTLGTRLPTWKERENNKKRERRRRAIAAKIFSGLRMYGNFRLPKHCDNNEVLKALCNEAGWTVEPDGTTYRKGCKPLEHMDIVGGSSAASPCSSYHQSPCASYNPSPVSSSFPSPSSSPYTTNHNVDGNSLIPWLKNLSTASSPKLPHPYLHSGSISAPVTPPLSSPTARTPRMNSDWDDRSARPGWTGQHYSFLPSSGPPSPGRQIVDPEWFAGIKLPHTSPTSPTFNLVSPNPFAFKEDGFSGSGSRMWTPGPSGTCSPAIAAGSDHNADIPMSEAAISDEFAFGSNTFGIVKPWEGERIHEEFVADDLELTLGNSKTR, encoded by the exons ATGACGTTGGGAACGAGACTACCGACATGgaaagagagagagaacaacaagaagagagagagaagaagaagagcCATTGCTGCTAAGATCTTCTCTGGTTTGAGAATGTATGGTAATTTCAGGTTACCTAAACACTGTGATAATAATGAAGTTCTTAAAGCTCTTTGTAATGAAGCTGGTTGGACCGTTGAACCCGATGGAACCACTTATCGTAAG GGATGCAAGCCTTTAGAGCACATGGATATAGTTGGTGGATCATCAGCTGCAAGCCCCTGTTCATCTTACCATCAAAGTCCTTGTGCTTCCTACAATCCAAGCCCTGTTTCATCTTCCTTTCCAAGTCCATCTTCATCCCCTTACACTACAAATCACAATGTCGATGGTAATTCCCTCATTCCATGGCTCAAAAACCTCTCCACGGCTTCATCTCCGAAACTTCCTCATCCTTACCTTCATAGCGGCTCCATCAGTGCTCCTGTCACGCCTCCCCTAAGCTCTCCGACCGCTAGAACACCGCGGATGAATTCTGATTGGGATGACCGATCTGCACGGCCAGGGTGGACCGGACAGCATTATTCTTTCCTGCCTTCGTCCGGTCCCCCAAGTCCTGGCCGTCAGATAGTCGATCCTGAATGGTTTGCTGGGATCAAACTTCCTCATACTAGTCCAACTTCCCCAACATTCAACCTTGTCTCTCCAAATCCATTTGCATTCAAAGAAGATGGATTTTCAGGAAGCGGTTCGCGCATGTGGACGCCTGGACCGAGTGGAACATGTTCTCCAGCTATTGCAGCCGGCTCTGATCACAATGCTGACATTCCGATGTCTGAAGCCGCTATCTCGGATGAATTTGCATTTGGAAGCAACACGTTTGGGATTGTTAAGCCTTGGGAAGGAGAAAGAATCCATGAAGAATTTGTAGCAGATGATCTTGAACTCACACTTGGTAACTCAAAGACAAGGTAA
- the LOC101488568 gene encoding BES1/BZR1 homolog protein 4-like, translating to MTSGTRQPTWKERENNKRRERRRRAIAAKIFSGLRMYGNYKLPKHCDNNEVLKALCNEAGWIVEPDGTTYRKGCKPIERMDVAGGSAMATPCSSYHPSPCASYNPSPGSSSFPSPRSSSHAVNPNGDGNSLIPWLKNLSSGSSSTSSSKLPQLYIHTGSISAPVTPPLSSPTARSSQTKADWEVRSARPGWGGQQYPFLPSSTPPSPGRQVLDPDWFAGIRMPQGGPTSPTFSLVASNPFGFREEVFCGSDSRMWTPGQSGTCSPAVAAGSDHTADIPMAEAVSDEFAFGSHTAGLVKPWEGERIHEDCDGSDDLELTLGCSKTR from the exons ATGACGTCGGGGACGAGGCAACCAACGTGGAAGGAGAGAGAGAACAACAAGAGGAGAGAGAGAAGGAGAAGAGCTATAGCGGCGAAGATCTTCTCCGGTTTGAGAATGTATGGTAACTACAAGCTTCCCAAACACTGCGACAACAATGAAGTTCTGAAGGCTCTCTGTAATGAAGCAGGTTGGATCGTAGAACCGGATGGCACAACGTATCGTAAG GGATGCAAGCCTATTGAACGAATGGATGTGGCAGGCGGTTCTGCAATGGCAACCCCATGTTCATCTTACCATCCAAGTCCATGTGCTTCCTACAACCCAAGTCCTGGCTCTTCTTCCTTCCCTAGCCCGCGCTCATCCTCCCATGCTGTAAATCCTAATGGCGATGGCAATTCCCTCATTCCATGGCTCAAAAACCTCTCATCTGGATCATCATCAACATCCTCTTCCAAGCTTCCGCAGCTATACATTCATACCGGCTCAATCAGTGCTCCTGTCACCCCTCCACTTAGCTCTCCAACTGCGCGATCATCCCAGACAAAAGCTGACTGGGAGGTTCGGTCCGCTCGTCCAGGGTGGGGCGGACAGCAGTACCCCTTCCTGCCTTCCTCCACTCCTCCAAGCCCTGGTCGCCAAGTTCTCGACCCAGATTGGTTTGCTGGGATTAGGATGCCCCAGGGTGGTCCAACTTCTCCTACCTTCAGCCTTGTTGCTTCAAATCCATTTGGCTTCAGGGAAGAGGTTTTCTGTGGCAGTGATTCCCGCATGTGGACACCTGGGCAAAGTGGGACATGTTCTCCAGCTGTAGCAGCAGGCTCTGATCATACTGCTGATATACCAATGGCTGAAGCTGTTTCAGACGAATTTGCTTTTGGAAGCCACACAGCTGGTTTGGTGAAGCCCTGGGAAGGAGAGAGGATCCATGAAGATTGTGACGGATCAGATGATTTAGAGCTCACTCTTGGTTGCTCAAAAACCAG GTGA
- the LOC101489138 gene encoding uncharacterized protein codes for MAFLRKLLPRHRFHSLINPKTPHSHNFNFPLRPITSLPQTQPPNSKTKQNKKPLSTLFSDLMSGKSTTFEEDGKGDIELKNKLKQLTEEVRISKYKKKTKAVTVLNKGERRSLYSAFTNQPVPDSVVSVEKVVEKKKKEDFVAKELSIDMVLFLKYLYENGYFKDAKFDKAGGRFDIGWFENGYAYGYVKFAALKFATDNFEIAKWLSGSALKQVAVFGCPSTHKSIVFPAKRLRKFFEVPENTVCSKCTLRESCKYMNQTVWKCHTNKLDLKIVTKVVISYALHLVHPQLVVSDEVNKSVSHLLSEFVKLSKIT; via the exons ATGGCTTTTCTCAGGAAACTTCTTCCACGACACCGTTTCCACTCACTCATCAACCCTAAAACCCCTCATTCCCATAACTTCAATTTCCCGCTCAGACCCATCACATCCTTACCCCAAACCCAaccaccaaattccaaaaccaaacaaaacaaaaaacctcTCAGCACTCTCTTCAGCGATCTAATGTCAGGTAAATCCACAACCTTTGAAGAAGACGGCAAAGGCGACATCGAATTGAAGAACAAACTGAAACAGTTAACAGAAGAGGTAAGAATCTCCAAATacaagaagaaaacaaaagcgGTTACGGTTTTGAATAAAGGTGAGAGGAGGAGTTTATATTCTGCGTTTACGAATCAACCTGTTCCTGATAGTGTAGTAAGTGTGGAGAAGGTGGtggagaagaaaaagaaggaagaTTTTGTTGCTAAGGAGCTTTCGATTGATATGGTGTTGTTTTTGAAGTATTTGTATGAGAATGGGTATTTTAAGGATGCTaaatttgataaagctggtgGAAGATTTGATATTGGTTGGTTTGAGAATGGTTATGCTTATGGTTATGTCAAGTTCGCTGCATTGAAATTTGCCActgataattttgaaattgccaa ATGGCTATCAGGAAGTGCATTGAAGCAAGTGGCAGTGTTTGGTTGTCCCTCCACCCACAAGAGTATCGTCTTCCCTGCAAAAAGACTGCGAAAATTCTTCGAGGTTCCAGAAAATACA GTTTGCAGTAAATGCACGCTGCGAGAATCGTGCAAGTATATGAATCAAACTGTGTGGAAATGTCATACCAATAAATTGGATTTGAAGATAGTTACGAAGGTTGTTATTTCATACGCTTTGCACTTGGTGCATCCTCAGCTCGTAGTGTCCGACGAAGTGAACAAATCAGTCAGTCATTTGCTAAGCGAGTTTGTGAAACTAAGTAAAATCACCTGA